One Camelina sativa cultivar DH55 chromosome 3, Cs, whole genome shotgun sequence genomic window carries:
- the LOC104777315 gene encoding subtilisin-like protease SBT3.2 isoform X2: MYKACWHLASIGTATCSAADMLKAIDEAIHDGVDVLSISTSFPIPLFPEVDAQDAMAVGAFHAVAKGIPVVCSGGNAGPASQTVTNTAPWIITVAATTQDRSFPTLITLGNNITIVGQALYQGPDMDFTGLVYPEGPGASNETFSGVCEDLAKNPARIIKEKIVLCFTKSTDYGTLIQAASDVFNLDGYGVIVARNPGYQLNPCDGFPCLAVDYELGTDILFYIRSTRSPVAKIQPTRTLVGLPVATKVATFSSRGPSSISPAILKPDIAAPGVNILAATSPNDTFYDRGFSMKSGTSMSTPVVAGIVALLKSLHPHWSPAAIRSAIVTTAWRTDPSGEPIFADGSNRKLADPFDYGGGVVNSEKAAKPGLVYDMGVNDYVLYLCSVGYTDSSITRLVRKKTVCGNPKPSVLDLNLPSITIPNLAKEVTITRTVTNVGPVGSVYKAVIEAPMGVNVNVTPSALVFNAKTRKLSFKVRVVTNHRVNTGYYFGSLTWTDSVHNVVIPLSVRTQILQRYYDEN, from the exons ATGTACAAGGCTTGTTGGCACTTAGCCTCTATAGGAACAGCGACTTGTTCAGCTGCAGATATGTTGAAAGCAATAGACGAAGCGATTCACGACGGTGTAGACGTTTTGTCAATCTCGACGTCGTTCCCAATTCCTCTGTTTCCGGAAGTGGACGCTCAGGACGCTATGGCGGTTGGAGCGTTTCATGCGGTTGCCAAGGGAATCCCCGTTGTATGTTCAGGTGGTAACGCCGGTCCTGCTTCTCAAACCGTTACCAACACGGCTCCTTGGATCATTACCGTCGCTGCAACCACTCAAGATCGGTCTTTTCCCACACTAATCACACTTGGCAACAACATTACGATTGTg GGTCAAGCATTGTATCAAGGTCCAGACATGGATTTCACCGGTTTAGTTTACCCTGAAGGTCCAGGAGCAAGCAACGAGACATTTTCAGG AGTCTGTGAAGATCTTGCTAAAAACCCAGCTcgtataataaaagaaaagattgtCTTGTGTTTCACGAAATCGACAGATTATGGTACCCTGATCCAGGCTGCATCAGATGTATTCAACCTTGATGGCTACGGCGTTATAGTTGCAAGAAATCCAGGCTATCAGCTTAATCCATGCGACGGTTTCCCCTGTCTCGCTGTTGATTACGAACTAGGAACTGATATACTCTTCTACATACGTTCCactag ATCACCAGTCGCTAAGATTCAACCTACAAGAACATTGGTTGGACTCCCCGTTGCTACAAAGGTCGCGACTTTCTCATCGAGAGGACCTAGTTCGATCTCTCCTGCAATTCTCAAG cCTGATATTGCAGCACCTGGAGTGAATATACTCGCAGCTACTTCTCCAAACGATACATTCTACGACAGAGGATTTTCAATGAAATCAGGAACATCAATGTCGACTCCTGTTGTTGCAGGAATTGTAGCACTCCTCAAGTCTTTGCACCCTCATTGGTCTCCAGCTGCCATCAGATCCGCTATTGTTACTACAGCTTGGAGAACAGATCCATCAGGTGAACCCATTTTCGCAGACGGGTCAAACCGTAAATTAGCTGATCCATTTGACTATGGAGGAGGCGTTGTGAACTCAGAGAAAGCCGCAAAACCTGGTCTTGTTTACGATATGGGAGTTAACGACTATGTTCTCTACTTGTGCTCTGTTGGTTACACGGATTCATCCATTACTAGACTCGTCCGCAAGAAGACGGTTTGTGGAAACCCCAAACCTTCTGTTCTTGATCTTAACTTGCCTTCAATCACTATCCCAAACCTTGCAAAAGAAGTTACTATCACTAGAACCGTTACCAATGTTGGACCAGTAGGATCGGTTTATAAGGCTGTGATTGAGGCTCCAATGGGTGTTAACGTGAACGTGACACCAAGCGCATTAGTGTTCAATGCTAAGACCAGGAAGCTCTCGTTCAAGGTCCGCGTGGTAACGAACCATAGAGTAAACACTGGATACTATTttgggagcttgacttggactGATTCTGTTCATAATGTGGTTATTCCTTTGTCTGTGAGAACTCAGATCTTGCAGCGTTATTACGACGAGAACTGA
- the LOC104777315 gene encoding subtilisin-like protease SBT3.2 isoform X1 — MTKTSIIVAICLMLALNIAAETKVHIVYLGERQHDHPDSVTESHHQMLWSILGSKEAAHDSMVYSYRHGFSAFAAKLTDSQVIQLSELPEVIHVIRERFYELQTTRTWDYLKHTSRHPKNLLNQTNMGDKVIIGVVDSGIWPESESFSDKGLGPIPKRWKGSCDSKQSFNGSTVCNRKLIGAKYFISGLINGADESNWNTTENPEYISPRDFNGHGTHVAATAAGSFVPDASYLALGRGTARGGAPRARIAMYKACWHLASIGTATCSAADMLKAIDEAIHDGVDVLSISTSFPIPLFPEVDAQDAMAVGAFHAVAKGIPVVCSGGNAGPASQTVTNTAPWIITVAATTQDRSFPTLITLGNNITIVGQALYQGPDMDFTGLVYPEGPGASNETFSGVCEDLAKNPARIIKEKIVLCFTKSTDYGTLIQAASDVFNLDGYGVIVARNPGYQLNPCDGFPCLAVDYELGTDILFYIRSTRSPVAKIQPTRTLVGLPVATKVATFSSRGPSSISPAILKPDIAAPGVNILAATSPNDTFYDRGFSMKSGTSMSTPVVAGIVALLKSLHPHWSPAAIRSAIVTTAWRTDPSGEPIFADGSNRKLADPFDYGGGVVNSEKAAKPGLVYDMGVNDYVLYLCSVGYTDSSITRLVRKKTVCGNPKPSVLDLNLPSITIPNLAKEVTITRTVTNVGPVGSVYKAVIEAPMGVNVNVTPSALVFNAKTRKLSFKVRVVTNHRVNTGYYFGSLTWTDSVHNVVIPLSVRTQILQRYYDEN, encoded by the exons atgacGAAAACATCGATCATTGTGGCAATATGTCTAATGCTTGCTCTCAACATTGCTGCCGAAACTAAG GTTCACATAGTGTATCTTGGTGAAAGGCAGCACGATCATCCTGACTCAGTCACCGAGTCTCATCATCAGATGCTTTGGTCAATCCTCGGAAG CAAAGAAGCTGCACATGATTCAATGGTGTATAGTTATCGCCATGGTTTTTCCGCTTTCGCAGCCAAACTAACCGATTCCCAAGTGATTCAACTCTCAG AGTTACCTGAAGTTATTCATGTCATACGCGAAAGATTCTACGAACTGCAAACAACTAGGACTTGGGATTACTTGAAACATACTTCAAGACATCCAAAGAATCTTCTAAACCAAACTAACATGGGAGACAAAGTCATCATCGGCGTCGTTGACTCCG GGATATGGCCAGAGTCTGAATCATTTAGTGACAAAGGTCTTGGACCAATACCAAAACGTTGGAAAGGAAGTTGTGACTCAAAACAGAGCTTCAACGGCTCAACCGTTTGTAACAGAAAACTAATTGGCGCCAAATACTTCATCAGTGGCTTAATCAATGGCGCCGACGAAAGCAACTGGAACACTACAGAGAATCCAGAATACATATCTCCTAGAGACTTCAATGGTCACGGGACACACGTGGCTGCAACCGCTGCTGGCTCATTTGTGCCAGACGCGAGCTACTTAGCTCTCGGTAGAGGAACCGCTAGAGGTGGTGCTCCACGGGCACGCATAGCAATGTACAAGGCTTGTTGGCACTTAGCCTCTATAGGAACAGCGACTTGTTCAGCTGCAGATATGTTGAAAGCAATAGACGAAGCGATTCACGACGGTGTAGACGTTTTGTCAATCTCGACGTCGTTCCCAATTCCTCTGTTTCCGGAAGTGGACGCTCAGGACGCTATGGCGGTTGGAGCGTTTCATGCGGTTGCCAAGGGAATCCCCGTTGTATGTTCAGGTGGTAACGCCGGTCCTGCTTCTCAAACCGTTACCAACACGGCTCCTTGGATCATTACCGTCGCTGCAACCACTCAAGATCGGTCTTTTCCCACACTAATCACACTTGGCAACAACATTACGATTGTg GGTCAAGCATTGTATCAAGGTCCAGACATGGATTTCACCGGTTTGGTTTACCCTGAAGGTCCAGGAGCAAGCAACGAGACATTTTCAGG AGTCTGTGAAGATCTTGCTAAAAACCCAGCTcgtataataaaagaaaagattgtCTTGTGTTTCACGAAATCGACAGATTATGGTACCCTGATCCAGGCTGCATCAGATGTATTCAACCTTGATGGCTACGGCGTTATAGTTGCAAGAAATCCAGGCTATCAGCTTAATCCATGCGACGGTTTCCCCTGTCTCGCTGTTGATTACGAACTAGGAACTGATATACTCTTCTACATACGTTCCactag ATCACCAGTCGCTAAGATTCAACCTACAAGAACATTGGTTGGACTCCCCGTTGCTACAAAGGTCGCGACTTTCTCATCGAGAGGACCTAGTTCGATCTCTCCTGCAATTCTCAAG cCTGATATTGCAGCACCTGGAGTGAATATACTCGCAGCTACTTCTCCAAACGATACATTCTACGACAGAGGATTTTCAATGAAATCAGGAACATCAATGTCGACTCCTGTTGTTGCAGGAATTGTAGCACTCCTCAAGTCTTTGCACCCTCATTGGTCTCCAGCTGCCATCAGATCCGCTATTGTTACTACAGCTTGGAGAACAGATCCATCAGGTGAACCCATTTTCGCAGACGGGTCAAACCGTAAATTAGCTGATCCATTTGACTATGGAGGAGGCGTTGTGAACTCAGAGAAAGCCGCAAAACCTGGTCTTGTTTACGATATGGGAGTTAACGACTATGTTCTCTACTTGTGCTCTGTTGGTTACACGGATTCATCCATTACTAGACTCGTCCGCAAGAAGACGGTTTGTGGAAACCCCAAACCTTCTGTTCTTGATCTTAACTTGCCTTCAATCACTATCCCAAACCTTGCAAAAGAAGTTACTATCACTAGAACCGTTACCAATGTTGGACCAGTAGGATCGGTTTATAAGGCTGTGATTGAGGCTCCAATGGGTGTTAACGTGAACGTGACACCAAGCGCATTAGTGTTCAATGCTAAGACCAGGAAGCTCTCGTTCAAGGTCCGCGTGGTAACGAACCATAGAGTAAACACTGGATACTATTttgggagcttgacttggactGATTCTGTTCATAATGTGGTTATTCCTTTGTCTGTGAGAACTCAGATCTTGCAGCGTTATTACGACGAGAACTGA